Proteins encoded in a region of the Flammeovirga yaeyamensis genome:
- a CDS encoding DUF5675 family protein, with protein sequence MKAIITRTNYHPLQTTGHFQLLDNDGVEIFCCDTLELPWKENKNRISCIPLGHYKATFRTIGAYANRSFHIQELDGGEVKGRSHILIHSGNFFTDTKGCVLLGRGYADISLKKRNIEQDNVLDLLNSGNTISELIGLTCDFTLEIVSSQEEKISDETAELSIKDKDFVRVNVKSTLNLRSEPSTQSSIIKRLQNDTLLEVIGIKGEWAEVKSVGVEGWVSIRYIDQFDDKGQVNVENGYLNIRAEGDINASKVIEDGLLTGEEVRVISKNKDWLKVVAREFSGFVHNEYLKKEI encoded by the coding sequence ATGAAAGCTATTATTACTCGCACAAATTATCATCCTTTACAAACTACAGGTCATTTTCAGTTACTGGATAATGACGGGGTAGAAATATTTTGCTGTGATACTTTAGAACTGCCTTGGAAAGAGAATAAGAACCGTATATCATGTATACCGTTAGGTCATTATAAGGCAACATTTAGAACAATTGGTGCATATGCTAATCGTTCTTTTCATATTCAAGAACTAGATGGAGGCGAGGTAAAAGGTAGATCACATATTTTAATTCATTCAGGCAACTTTTTTACTGATACCAAAGGATGTGTTCTCTTAGGGAGAGGATATGCAGACATTTCACTTAAAAAAAGAAATATTGAGCAGGACAATGTACTGGACCTACTTAATTCTGGAAACACCATTAGTGAGTTAATAGGTTTAACATGTGATTTTACCTTAGAAATAGTCAGCTCTCAGGAAGAAAAAATAAGTGATGAAACCGCTGAATTAAGTATTAAAGACAAAGATTTTGTTAGAGTTAATGTGAAGTCCACCCTGAATTTAAGGTCAGAACCATCTACTCAAAGTAGTATTATAAAAAGGTTACAAAACGATACCTTATTAGAGGTAATAGGAATAAAAGGAGAATGGGCTGAGGTGAAAAGTGTGGGTGTAGAAGGTTGGGTTTCTATACGCTATATCGATCAATTTGATGATAAAGGACAAGTAAATGTTGAGAATGGGTATCTTAATATCAGAGCTGAAGGAGATATTAATGCTTCAAAAGTAATTGAAGATGGGTTACTTACGGGTGAAGAAGTGAGGGTGATATCTAAAAATAAGGATTGGTTGAAAGTTGTTGCAAGGGAGTTTTCTGGTTTTGTACATAACGAGTATCTGAAAAAAGAAATTTAG
- the purD gene encoding phosphoribosylamine--glycine ligase, giving the protein MKVLILGSGGREHTLAWKIAQSDKLTKLYAAPGNAGTADIAQNINISVTDFPKLAQFVLNEGIDMLIVGPEAPLVEGVADYFANDDALKHVKVIGPKKAGALLEGSKDYSKKFMVRHNIPAGASKTFTLETIESGYVFLEMQKPPFVLKADGLAAGKGVLIIDSLEEAKKSLKEMLSGQFGEASKSVLVEQFLDGIELSVFVITDGKNYITLPEAKDYKRIGEGDTGLNTGGMGAISPVPFADDAFMKEIDETIVKPTIDGLAKDGIDYVGFIFFGLIKVDGKPFVIEYNARMGDPETEVVIPRVKSDLLEILDLAGQGRLDEASIEFEDGFATTVMCVSGGYPEAYQNGKEITDLDKLEDVTAFHAGTTFSELGEVVTNGGRVIALTGKGPDMKSALAKSFKAAETVQFDKKYFRSDIGFDL; this is encoded by the coding sequence ATGAAAGTACTCATTCTTGGCTCCGGAGGCAGAGAGCACACATTAGCGTGGAAAATCGCCCAAAGTGATAAGCTTACAAAACTTTATGCAGCACCAGGAAACGCTGGTACGGCAGATATTGCTCAAAATATTAATATTTCTGTGACCGATTTCCCAAAATTGGCTCAGTTTGTACTAAACGAGGGCATCGATATGCTTATCGTAGGTCCTGAAGCACCATTAGTTGAAGGTGTGGCAGATTATTTTGCAAACGATGATGCACTTAAGCATGTAAAGGTTATTGGTCCTAAAAAGGCAGGTGCATTATTAGAAGGTAGCAAAGATTACTCTAAGAAATTTATGGTACGCCATAACATTCCTGCAGGAGCATCAAAAACATTTACTTTAGAAACTATTGAAAGCGGTTACGTATTCTTAGAAATGCAAAAACCTCCTTTCGTTCTTAAAGCGGATGGTTTGGCTGCAGGTAAAGGTGTACTTATTATCGATTCTCTAGAAGAAGCTAAGAAAAGCCTTAAAGAAATGCTTAGCGGCCAATTTGGCGAAGCAAGTAAATCTGTGCTTGTAGAGCAGTTCTTAGATGGTATCGAACTTTCTGTTTTTGTAATTACTGATGGTAAAAACTACATCACTTTACCAGAAGCTAAAGATTACAAAAGAATTGGAGAAGGTGATACTGGCTTGAATACTGGTGGTATGGGTGCTATCTCTCCCGTTCCATTTGCTGATGACGCTTTCATGAAAGAAATCGATGAAACTATTGTTAAGCCTACTATTGATGGTTTGGCAAAAGATGGAATCGACTATGTTGGTTTCATTTTCTTTGGTCTAATTAAAGTGGATGGTAAGCCATTCGTCATTGAATACAATGCTAGAATGGGTGATCCGGAAACGGAAGTAGTTATCCCAAGAGTAAAATCTGACCTTCTTGAAATTCTTGATCTTGCTGGTCAAGGTAGATTAGATGAAGCTTCAATTGAATTTGAAGACGGTTTTGCAACAACGGTTATGTGTGTTTCTGGTGGATATCCTGAAGCTTACCAAAATGGCAAAGAAATTACTGATCTAGATAAATTGGAAGATGTTACAGCTTTCCATGCTGGAACGACATTTAGTGAACTAGGCGAAGTAGTGACGAATGGAGGTAGAGTAATTGCATTAACAGGTAAAGGCCCTGATATGAAATCTGCTCTTGCTAAATCGTTCAAAGCTGCAGAAACCGTTCAGTTCGATAAAAAATATTTCCGATCAGACATTGGTTTTGATCTTTAA
- a CDS encoding 5-(carboxyamino)imidazole ribonucleotide synthase, with product MKKVGVLGGGQLGRMMIQSAMNLNIQVKTLDPDPNAPCKATAHEFVVGSLNDYDTVMEFAKDIDVLTIEIENVNTDALFDLEKQGLTVYPKPDHIKMIQDKRVQKQFYIDNDIPTSPFVLIDSIDELNNHKNMLPAVMKVGKGGYDGRGVQVMKTEEDFSKGFEAPSLLEKMVDIDKEIAIIAARNENGEISTFPAVEVVYHESNLVDYLLSPATISDEVEQKAKEIATSLVTKMNFIGLLAIEFFVDKEGNVIVNEIAPRTHNSGHQTIEGNLTSQFDQHIRAILNLPLGDTSRRSASAMVNVLGEKGYTGVAKYEGLNEVLQLSGVYIHLYEKHMTKPERKMGHITIVAPTKEELFEKVDAVKKNFKVIA from the coding sequence ATGAAAAAGGTGGGCGTTTTAGGTGGTGGTCAATTGGGACGTATGATGATCCAATCGGCAATGAACCTGAACATTCAAGTGAAAACTTTGGATCCTGATCCAAATGCACCCTGCAAAGCTACTGCTCATGAATTTGTTGTAGGTTCTTTAAACGACTACGACACGGTAATGGAATTTGCAAAAGATATTGATGTGTTAACCATCGAAATCGAAAATGTAAATACAGATGCTTTATTTGACCTAGAAAAACAAGGTTTAACTGTTTACCCTAAGCCAGATCATATTAAAATGATTCAGGACAAAAGGGTACAAAAGCAATTTTATATCGATAACGATATTCCAACCTCACCTTTTGTGCTAATTGATTCTATTGATGAATTAAACAACCATAAGAATATGCTTCCGGCAGTCATGAAAGTGGGTAAAGGTGGTTACGATGGTCGTGGCGTTCAGGTGATGAAAACCGAAGAAGACTTTTCAAAAGGATTTGAGGCTCCATCACTTCTAGAAAAAATGGTTGATATCGATAAAGAAATTGCCATTATCGCTGCAAGAAATGAAAATGGGGAAATCAGTACTTTTCCAGCCGTAGAGGTAGTGTATCACGAAAGTAACTTAGTTGACTATTTGTTATCTCCAGCTACTATTTCTGATGAGGTAGAACAAAAAGCCAAAGAGATTGCAACATCTTTAGTTACAAAAATGAACTTTATTGGTTTATTGGCTATTGAATTTTTTGTGGACAAAGAAGGGAATGTTATTGTTAACGAAATAGCACCTAGAACTCACAATAGTGGTCATCAAACTATTGAAGGAAACCTAACTTCTCAATTTGACCAGCATATTCGTGCTATCTTAAATTTACCTTTAGGAGATACATCAAGAAGATCAGCTTCTGCTATGGTAAATGTTTTAGGTGAAAAAGGATATACAGGAGTAGCAAAGTACGAAGGCCTTAATGAAGTGCTTCAACTTTCTGGAGTGTATATTCACCTTTACGAAAAGCACATGACTAAACCAGAAAGAAAAATGGGACACATTACTATTGTTGCCCCAACAAAAGAAGAACTTTTTGAGAAAGTCGATGCTGTTAAAAAGAACTTTAAAGTGATTGCTTAG
- a CDS encoding WG repeat-containing protein, translating into MSYRISFFLLFLPLISIGQQHLPFVKDGKWGIIDQNNNIVVEANYQCATPLHNFTYFRVGKNNLLGLLSENGKEIFPIVYQRIEYLEDDLFVTWNEKGAFLVNKNHQTLSVKPYQSISPLFPFLRIHHHNKEGILSADGKEIFPPKYQNIEKQQHIFITHDNHQFGFLNSKGEEQVAPKYKSLDFLDENHLVGSIKGGPLKAVYVLDKDGSIQEEKSFNKKSDLLNYQKQLYLKSEAQKVKAANLSVPVWVDILGDKYLVAPTGKVILNAASFFYVLEDQKSELTIARREESEGKNAFYLIDQKKGRPLYKNTFKNIVLDDYNYSDWARITIDTLWDGLVNIEGTVKRQINDNGNDYGIKNMGNFYNQRAWFQTKSGKYGVINEHAEVIIPPIYSVISDFKDGQAIVRKNQSYGIIDTEGKIVIPIEYNGFSKLYDNWYTIKKGNGSLGKWGIIDKNGRFILQCKYEKIYLDDKGANIKQNGKWGRFLKTGKWAFQPKIPVDEMHPYHNSIARLQRKPKYDPIDRKTLIGYQYEGYADENGNIILPPVYQEILGFDKIWEKKEGIAMLRKDQKIGYVNYHGEVVLPTEYIKAENFVNAWSIHKGGGIVVKPGNVYNAVDYNGNELLTEEYDYLSDDFIKIWEDSSGVTIAGFGRKKGLIDFEGNRKSPFVYQKIFPLDSTHFIAQKDNLWGIISSEGDTLSEFTHQNSAPLSGTNKVKYIDRQNQVYKIKADGSWESSTLPPSEKTDDINELAEFTYHIIGEDYAIVSKKGKSKLRGIVDTNGKALSKFEFKKIGPFKEGLAFAQKDGKTAKDRKYGYINKKGKWVINAQYNKAKSFSSGFAAVNIKNKWGFIDLNGKLVLPTKYSQAEDFKGDITEVNHHTLINKEGKEIGQLIDEEHLQKTKNGKGIVKGIGYKKHIFFNGLALYSKKFDDVTVFNKAGIAFVKTGEKWELTRKINKTTVKKMFTKRDMELYISEYGNKRRVVSMTGDVSQDMGFEKKIEGTWRMIGIDGAPLNNINFSKVIYLEEDDSFIIQTNMLEKIVSFDGELLTEEAVMGSMVPSFGGVILFDKGNSNYLK; encoded by the coding sequence ATGTCTTATAGAATATCATTTTTTCTTCTTTTTTTACCGTTAATCAGCATAGGACAGCAGCACTTACCATTTGTAAAAGATGGAAAGTGGGGTATCATAGACCAAAATAACAACATCGTAGTAGAAGCAAACTATCAATGTGCCACTCCTCTACATAACTTCACTTATTTTAGGGTTGGTAAAAACAATCTTTTGGGGCTATTATCAGAAAATGGAAAAGAAATTTTTCCAATTGTTTATCAAAGAATAGAATATTTAGAAGATGACCTTTTTGTTACTTGGAATGAAAAAGGAGCCTTTTTAGTCAATAAAAACCATCAAACATTATCAGTAAAACCTTATCAAAGTATTTCTCCTTTGTTTCCATTTCTTAGGATTCATCATCATAATAAAGAAGGGATTTTATCTGCTGATGGAAAAGAAATTTTTCCTCCTAAATATCAAAATATAGAAAAACAACAACATATCTTCATCACTCACGATAATCACCAATTTGGATTTCTAAATAGTAAAGGTGAGGAACAAGTTGCTCCAAAATATAAAAGTCTAGACTTTTTAGATGAAAACCATTTAGTAGGTAGCATAAAAGGTGGCCCTTTAAAAGCGGTCTATGTTCTTGATAAAGATGGTAGTATTCAGGAAGAAAAATCATTTAATAAAAAAAGTGATTTACTGAATTATCAAAAACAACTTTATTTAAAATCGGAAGCTCAAAAAGTTAAAGCTGCTAATCTGAGTGTTCCTGTTTGGGTGGATATTCTTGGTGATAAATATTTAGTCGCTCCAACTGGAAAAGTCATATTAAATGCTGCTTCGTTTTTTTATGTTCTAGAAGATCAAAAATCAGAATTAACAATTGCTAGAAGAGAAGAAAGTGAAGGGAAGAACGCCTTTTATCTAATTGATCAGAAGAAAGGAAGACCATTGTATAAAAATACATTTAAGAATATAGTTCTTGACGATTACAATTATTCCGATTGGGCTCGTATAACGATTGATACCTTATGGGATGGTCTTGTGAATATAGAAGGAACTGTAAAACGACAAATCAATGACAATGGTAATGATTATGGTATTAAAAACATGGGCAACTTCTATAATCAAAGAGCATGGTTCCAAACAAAAAGTGGGAAATACGGAGTAATTAACGAACATGCTGAAGTGATTATTCCTCCTATCTATAGTGTGATTTCTGATTTTAAAGATGGACAAGCTATCGTTAGAAAAAATCAATCGTATGGTATTATAGATACAGAAGGAAAAATAGTGATTCCAATAGAGTACAATGGTTTTTCTAAGCTATATGATAATTGGTACACAATTAAAAAAGGAAATGGTAGTTTAGGAAAATGGGGAATTATTGATAAAAATGGCCGCTTTATTCTTCAATGTAAATACGAAAAAATATATTTAGACGATAAAGGTGCCAACATCAAGCAGAATGGTAAATGGGGACGTTTTTTAAAAACAGGAAAATGGGCTTTCCAACCTAAAATACCAGTAGATGAAATGCATCCATACCATAACTCAATTGCTCGTTTGCAGCGTAAACCGAAATATGATCCTATCGATAGAAAAACACTCATTGGTTATCAGTATGAAGGTTATGCAGATGAAAATGGGAATATCATCCTCCCCCCTGTTTATCAGGAAATACTAGGGTTTGATAAAATATGGGAGAAAAAAGAAGGAATTGCCATGTTAAGGAAAGATCAGAAAATTGGTTATGTTAATTATCATGGTGAAGTCGTTTTACCTACTGAATACATAAAAGCTGAGAACTTTGTTAACGCATGGTCAATTCATAAAGGTGGTGGTATTGTTGTAAAACCTGGAAATGTATATAATGCGGTTGACTACAATGGAAATGAATTACTAACTGAAGAATATGATTATTTATCGGATGATTTCATAAAAATTTGGGAAGATAGCAGTGGGGTAACTATTGCAGGTTTTGGTCGTAAAAAAGGATTAATTGATTTTGAAGGAAACAGAAAAAGTCCATTCGTATATCAAAAAATATTCCCATTAGATAGCACTCATTTTATAGCCCAAAAAGATAATTTATGGGGAATTATTTCATCTGAAGGTGATACTTTATCAGAGTTTACTCATCAAAATTCAGCACCCTTAAGTGGAACAAACAAAGTAAAATACATTGATCGACAAAATCAGGTATATAAAATAAAAGCAGACGGTAGTTGGGAATCATCTACTCTCCCTCCTTCAGAAAAGACTGATGATATAAACGAACTAGCCGAATTTACATATCATATTATCGGTGAAGATTATGCTATTGTTTCTAAGAAGGGAAAATCAAAATTGAGAGGGATAGTTGATACAAACGGCAAAGCCTTATCAAAATTTGAATTCAAGAAAATTGGTCCATTTAAAGAAGGATTAGCGTTCGCCCAAAAAGATGGTAAAACCGCAAAAGATAGGAAGTATGGCTATATTAATAAGAAAGGGAAATGGGTAATAAATGCTCAATACAATAAAGCCAAAAGCTTTTCTTCTGGTTTTGCGGCGGTGAACATCAAAAATAAATGGGGATTTATTGATCTAAATGGAAAATTAGTTCTTCCGACAAAATATTCTCAAGCAGAAGATTTCAAAGGTGATATCACAGAGGTAAACCATCATACCCTTATTAATAAGGAGGGGAAAGAAATAGGTCAATTAATTGATGAGGAACATCTTCAGAAAACAAAAAATGGTAAAGGTATCGTTAAAGGTATTGGTTATAAAAAGCATATCTTCTTTAATGGATTGGCTTTGTACTCCAAAAAGTTTGATGACGTAACCGTATTTAATAAAGCCGGTATTGCTTTTGTCAAAACTGGAGAAAAATGGGAGCTAACAAGGAAAATCAACAAAACTACGGTAAAGAAAATGTTCACAAAACGAGATATGGAGTTATATATCTCAGAGTATGGAAATAAAAGAAGAGTCGTTTCTATGACTGGGGATGTGTCTCAAGATATGGGTTTTGAGAAAAAGATAGAAGGAACATGGAGAATGATAGGTATTGATGGAGCTCCTTTAAATAACATCAACTTTAGTAAAGTGATTTATTTAGAAGAAGATGATTCCTTTATCATTCAAACAAATATGTTGGAGAAAATCGTCAGCTTTGATGGAGAATTACTTACCGAAGAAGCTGTTATGGGCAGCATGGTTCCATCTTTCGGTGGTGTGATACTTTTCGATAAAGGAAATAGTAATTATCTAAAATAA
- the typA gene encoding translational GTPase TypA, translating to MSSIRNIAIIAHVDHGKTTLVDKMLHAAQLFRENQETGELILDNNDLERERGITILSKNVAIEYKGVKINIIDTPGHADFGGEVERVLKMADSVLLLVDAFEGPMPQTRFVLSKALSLGLKPIVVINKVDKPNCRPDEVHDQVFDLFFNLDATEEQLEFPTFYGSSKQGWMGTDWENPTDSIVPLLDGIVDLVPEAPSPEGDPQLQITSLDFSSFVGRIAIGRLTRGTLKERTFVGLAKADGSTKKVHIKELQTFKGLGREKVAEVHAGDLCAIVGIDDFEIGDTVTTVENPDPLPRMAIEEPTMSMLFMINNSPFFGKEGKFVTSRHLRDRLYKETEKNLALRVEATDSEDRFIVYGRGILHLAVLIETMRREGYELQVGQPQVLYKEIDGVKNEPIETLVIDVPEEVSGKAIELATQRKGELLIMEPKGDMQHLEFQIPSRGIIGLRNNILTATAGEAIMTHRFKEYAPFKGEMTTKSNGAIISDQTGTPTAYSLDKLQDRGIFFVDPTEDIYEGQVIGEFNRPMDLRVNVIKGKKLTNMRAAGSDDNSKIAPKRLFSLEECMEYIREDELVEVTPENIRMRKIKLK from the coding sequence ATGAGTAGTATCAGAAATATTGCTATCATCGCTCACGTCGATCATGGCAAAACAACATTGGTAGATAAAATGTTGCACGCGGCACAATTGTTCCGCGAGAATCAAGAAACTGGAGAATTAATTCTTGATAACAACGACCTAGAACGTGAGAGAGGTATCACTATCCTTTCTAAGAACGTTGCTATTGAATACAAAGGAGTAAAAATCAATATTATTGACACTCCTGGTCACGCCGATTTCGGTGGTGAGGTAGAACGTGTATTAAAAATGGCGGATAGTGTATTACTTTTAGTTGATGCATTTGAAGGTCCCATGCCTCAAACAAGATTTGTACTTAGCAAGGCACTTTCTTTAGGTCTTAAACCAATTGTTGTAATCAACAAGGTAGATAAGCCTAACTGTAGACCAGACGAAGTACATGATCAAGTATTTGATTTATTCTTCAATCTTGATGCTACTGAAGAACAATTAGAATTCCCTACTTTCTATGGTTCTTCTAAACAAGGATGGATGGGGACAGATTGGGAAAACCCAACAGACTCTATCGTTCCTCTTTTAGACGGTATCGTAGATTTAGTACCAGAGGCACCGTCTCCAGAAGGTGACCCTCAATTACAAATTACTTCACTTGACTTCTCAAGCTTCGTTGGACGTATCGCTATCGGTCGTTTAACAAGAGGTACTTTAAAAGAAAGAACTTTTGTAGGTTTAGCTAAAGCGGATGGATCTACTAAAAAAGTACACATTAAAGAACTTCAAACTTTCAAAGGTTTAGGTAGAGAAAAAGTAGCCGAAGTACATGCAGGTGATCTTTGTGCAATTGTTGGTATTGACGATTTCGAAATCGGTGATACAGTGACAACTGTAGAAAACCCAGATCCACTTCCACGTATGGCGATCGAAGAACCAACAATGAGTATGTTGTTTATGATTAACAACTCTCCATTCTTCGGTAAAGAAGGTAAGTTTGTAACATCTCGTCACTTACGTGATCGTTTATACAAAGAAACTGAAAAGAACCTTGCTTTAAGAGTAGAAGCAACAGATTCTGAAGATAGATTTATCGTTTACGGTCGTGGTATTCTTCACTTGGCTGTATTGATTGAAACAATGCGTCGTGAAGGTTACGAACTACAAGTAGGTCAACCTCAGGTTTTATACAAAGAAATTGATGGCGTTAAAAACGAACCAATCGAAACATTAGTCATTGATGTCCCTGAAGAGGTTTCTGGTAAAGCTATCGAGTTGGCTACTCAAAGAAAAGGTGAATTATTGATTATGGAGCCAAAAGGCGACATGCAACACCTTGAGTTCCAAATTCCATCAAGAGGTATTATCGGTCTTAGAAATAATATCCTTACTGCAACTGCAGGAGAGGCAATTATGACACACCGTTTTAAAGAGTATGCTCCTTTTAAAGGAGAAATGACTACGAAATCAAATGGTGCAATTATTTCTGACCAAACTGGTACACCTACTGCTTACTCATTAGATAAATTACAAGATCGTGGTATTTTCTTCGTAGATCCTACTGAAGACATTTACGAAGGTCAGGTAATTGGTGAGTTCAACAGACCGATGGATCTAAGAGTAAACGTAATTAAAGGTAAGAAATTAACCAACATGCGTGCTGCTGGATCAGACGATAACAGTAAGATTGCTCCTAAGCGTTTATTCTCTTTAGAAGAGTGTATGGAATACATCAGAGAGGATGAGTTAGTAGAGGTAACTCCAGAAAACATCCGTATGAGAAAAATCAAGTTGAAATAA
- a CDS encoding DUF3244 domain-containing protein, which translates to MKTNLLRAFIVLSLIFNFISFSSYAKKGISYNFIASKDAKSVVLSIENIEGAEVYIHIEDMDKQVILERKIKDEDKYSTVLDFNWLKVGKYIFTMSFEDNKVDREFFITPDKNAIFMNYSMTSLNTGLKISVNFDKLLLIIGNNLNGKVKLTLYNNRDKIMYEKRFIAGAMKLKRLDLSNFPEGTYTATLIYGDKKYSDSFTIL; encoded by the coding sequence ATGAAAACTAATTTACTACGAGCATTTATTGTTCTCTCACTAATTTTTAATTTTATCTCTTTTTCATCTTATGCTAAAAAAGGGATTTCCTACAATTTTATAGCTTCTAAAGATGCGAAATCTGTTGTCTTATCAATTGAAAACATAGAAGGAGCAGAGGTGTATATTCATATTGAAGACATGGATAAACAAGTCATTCTAGAACGTAAAATAAAAGATGAGGATAAGTACAGTACAGTACTTGATTTCAATTGGTTAAAAGTAGGAAAGTATATTTTTACCATGTCATTTGAAGACAATAAAGTCGACAGAGAGTTTTTTATTACGCCAGATAAAAATGCCATTTTCATGAATTACTCAATGACGTCATTAAATACAGGTTTAAAAATTTCAGTAAATTTTGATAAGTTATTGTTAATAATTGGAAATAACCTCAACGGAAAAGTAAAACTCACGTTATACAATAACAGAGATAAGATAATGTACGAGAAAAGATTTATTGCTGGAGCGATGAAGCTAAAACGTTTAGATCTTTCAAATTTCCCAGAAGGAACGTACACTGCAACTCTAATTTATGGAGATAAAAAATACTCAGATTCATTTACGATTCTGTAG
- a CDS encoding RNA polymerase sigma factor, whose amino-acid sequence MVHQEYTSSLSSLLTDLSGHKESAWSYLYINYQSMVVNLIKKNGGDEEAGKEIFQNVVIDLHKNIERGKLREDSNLKNYIYTLAYNQWRVYLRNNKGKNDELDHDNSLLDESVNFDEEQYELFDDLSGIISQLGEKCQDLILSKYSKVKMSMAEIAEQMGFANARSATSQLNKCMEKARNEAVKVLKSKEM is encoded by the coding sequence ATGGTACATCAAGAATACACATCCTCTTTATCGTCTTTATTAACTGACCTTAGTGGACATAAAGAATCCGCATGGTCTTATTTGTATATTAATTACCAATCTATGGTAGTTAATTTGATTAAAAAAAATGGAGGTGATGAAGAAGCCGGTAAAGAAATATTTCAGAATGTAGTTATTGATCTTCATAAGAATATCGAAAGAGGAAAATTGAGAGAAGACTCCAACCTTAAAAACTACATATATACACTGGCTTATAATCAATGGAGGGTTTACCTAAGGAATAATAAAGGAAAGAATGATGAATTAGATCACGATAATTCTTTATTAGATGAATCGGTAAACTTTGATGAAGAACAATATGAACTGTTTGATGATTTGTCAGGAATCATCAGTCAATTAGGAGAAAAATGCCAAGACCTAATTTTATCCAAGTATTCTAAAGTGAAGATGTCCATGGCAGAAATTGCAGAACAAATGGGTTTTGCTAATGCGAGATCGGCCACTTCTCAACTGAATAAATGTATGGAAAAGGCAAGGAATGAAGCAGTAAAAGTGCTTAAATCTAAAGAAATGTAG